Proteins from a genomic interval of Flammeovirgaceae bacterium SG7u.111:
- a CDS encoding ABC transporter permease, giving the protein MLKNYFVTAIRHLRRSAQTSLLNIVGLSIGMACCLLILLYVLHETSYDKHHHNSKRTFRVLTIDEALGVSSNLVGITLPALAPTMQDELPEVEKTVRINSNGRTMLQHKDKKFFAENLLYVEDGFFDVFNYQLIEGDENTAFEKPYTAVMTEAMAKKTFGDIATAMGKSFRMNDDNDYEIVGIMADSDLPTHLTMDVMVAMVAAESDTSLMQYLNSWNNISMSSYAVLNDASSEEAVEAKMEEIIRAHEVGSNFKVTLQPLADTHLKSEGVLFDGMNNNKGSLDYVFSLGAVAIFVIIIAAFNFMNLTTARSAKRAREVGIRKVLGSRRGELIFQHLSEAILMCLFSMIIALLTVGIVDSFVELPINGTALNFIFSSPLIVGGIIIFVLLLGILAGIYPAFMLTAFQPTQVLKGKFATSRKGAALRRILVVSQFAVSIVMIIGALTVYNQLDYIKSKNKGFDEEQVLQFRFNNREMSEKGEEFLTALKAYPEISDIGRASSLPGQGFGRTRVIPEGYTSDDDPWIYSIMSCDEQFIPTMKMEILEGRNFSKDFQTDEDAAMILNQAAASSFDWENPVGKKVNIGQTEYTVVGLVQDFHFASMRHKIEPLVIVNNPSPNRVVAKVATNGMENTLAKIEETWKEVYPTDPFEYTFFDEEFAQLYENEVHFSKLITGFAWLAVFIACLGLFGLAAFIAEQRTREIGIRKVLGSSIPRIILMLSTEFMKLVLIANLLAWPLAYWLTSNWLENFEYRTILTPTVFVVAAVLAAAIALFTISFHSIRAALLNPVDCLRDE; this is encoded by the coding sequence ATGTTGAAAAACTACTTCGTTACCGCTATTAGGCATCTCCGCCGCTCAGCCCAAACCTCCCTGCTCAATATCGTAGGGCTTTCCATCGGGATGGCTTGTTGCTTGCTCATCCTCCTGTATGTACTACACGAAACTTCGTACGACAAGCACCACCACAATTCTAAAAGGACATTTCGGGTGCTCACTATCGACGAGGCACTTGGCGTATCGAGCAACTTGGTGGGGATTACCCTCCCTGCTTTGGCGCCAACTATGCAAGACGAATTGCCCGAGGTAGAAAAAACGGTGAGGATCAACAGCAATGGGAGGACAATGCTACAGCACAAAGACAAAAAGTTCTTTGCCGAAAACTTGCTCTACGTAGAAGATGGCTTTTTCGATGTTTTCAATTATCAGTTGATAGAAGGCGACGAAAATACTGCTTTTGAAAAACCATACACCGCAGTAATGACCGAGGCTATGGCAAAAAAAACATTTGGAGATATTGCTACAGCCATGGGCAAAAGCTTCAGAATGAACGATGATAATGACTACGAAATAGTGGGTATTATGGCAGATTCTGACCTGCCTACTCACCTCACCATGGATGTAATGGTAGCCATGGTAGCTGCCGAGAGCGACACCAGCCTGATGCAATACCTCAACTCTTGGAACAACATCAGTATGAGTTCGTATGCAGTGCTGAACGATGCAAGCAGCGAAGAAGCAGTGGAAGCCAAAATGGAGGAAATTATCCGAGCGCACGAGGTGGGGAGCAACTTCAAAGTTACGCTGCAACCCCTCGCAGATACGCACCTCAAATCGGAAGGCGTTTTGTTTGATGGCATGAACAACAACAAAGGCAGCCTCGATTATGTATTTTCGCTAGGGGCAGTCGCCATTTTTGTGATCATCATCGCTGCATTTAACTTCATGAACCTCACTACAGCCCGCTCTGCCAAACGTGCACGGGAAGTAGGAATAAGGAAGGTGCTAGGCTCAAGGCGTGGCGAATTAATTTTCCAGCATTTGAGCGAAGCCATTCTTATGTGTCTGTTTTCCATGATCATCGCTTTGCTCACCGTTGGTATAGTGGATAGTTTTGTTGAGCTTCCCATCAACGGAACAGCTCTCAATTTCATCTTTTCCTCTCCCCTGATTGTGGGAGGAATTATCATTTTTGTTTTATTACTAGGTATTCTTGCCGGTATTTACCCCGCTTTTATGCTCACGGCTTTCCAACCTACCCAAGTGCTGAAAGGTAAATTTGCTACCAGCAGAAAGGGAGCTGCCTTGCGTAGGATCTTGGTGGTTTCCCAATTTGCCGTTTCTATCGTCATGATTATTGGTGCGCTTACGGTCTATAACCAGCTCGATTATATCAAATCGAAAAATAAAGGCTTTGACGAGGAACAGGTGCTCCAGTTCAGGTTCAACAACAGAGAAATGAGCGAAAAAGGGGAGGAATTTTTGACTGCTCTCAAAGCTTATCCTGAAATTTCCGACATCGGTAGGGCATCTTCACTTCCAGGCCAGGGCTTTGGCAGAACGAGGGTAATTCCCGAAGGTTACACTTCCGACGATGATCCGTGGATCTATAGCATCATGTCATGCGACGAACAATTCATCCCGACCATGAAAATGGAAATACTAGAAGGAAGAAACTTCTCCAAAGATTTCCAAACGGACGAGGATGCAGCCATGATCTTGAACCAAGCTGCTGCAAGTTCTTTTGATTGGGAAAATCCTGTGGGCAAAAAAGTGAACATTGGGCAAACGGAATATACCGTTGTTGGCTTGGTGCAAGACTTTCATTTTGCCTCCATGCGCCACAAGATTGAGCCACTAGTGATTGTGAACAACCCTAGCCCAAACAGAGTGGTGGCAAAAGTTGCGACCAATGGGATGGAAAATACTCTGGCAAAGATCGAAGAGACATGGAAAGAAGTCTATCCAACCGATCCTTTTGAATACACCTTTTTCGATGAAGAATTTGCCCAGCTTTACGAAAACGAAGTCCATTTTTCCAAGCTCATCACAGGCTTTGCCTGGCTGGCTGTGTTCATCGCCTGCCTAGGCTTGTTTGGCTTAGCTGCTTTCATAGCCGAGCAGCGCACAAGGGAAATTGGCATCCGAAAAGTATTGGGTTCCAGCATTCCCCGCATCATTCTAATGCTTTCTACCGAATTCATGAAACTTGTACTTATAGCTAATTTGTTGGCTTGGCCGCTTGCTTATTGGCTTACTAGCAACTGGTTGGAAAACTTTGAGTACAGAACAATTTTGACACCAACGGTATTTGTAGTAGCTGCGGTACTGGCAGCAGCCATCGCCCTGTTCACTATCAGCTTCCACTCTATACGGGCAGCATTGCTCAATCCTGTAGATTGCTTACGCGATGAGTAA
- a CDS encoding oxidoreductase has translation MEKRIWLITGISSGLGKEIAEKVMLNGDFVVGTFRQSSQVSAFNKENNGSAFAIKMDVADANEVQKAIELITEKFGRVDVLVNNAGFGIAGAVEETSEEETRKVFEANFYGALRMTQGILPLMRKQKAGHIIQISSHSGFKSFPGFGIYSASKFALEGFSEAVAIETAPLGIKVTIVEPGPFRTDFAGRSFALAAREIADYAGTAGVFRQKIKGVDGKQEGDPKKAAQAIFDLVGLENPPLRLPLGKIAVGTLQAKLDSVQKDVDGFREIAESVVFE, from the coding sequence ATGGAAAAGAGAATTTGGTTAATAACTGGTATTTCGAGCGGGCTAGGTAAAGAAATAGCTGAAAAAGTAATGCTTAATGGTGATTTTGTGGTTGGGACTTTTCGCCAATCCTCACAGGTTAGTGCTTTTAACAAGGAAAATAATGGTAGTGCTTTTGCCATAAAAATGGATGTGGCCGATGCCAATGAGGTGCAAAAGGCTATAGAATTGATAACGGAAAAGTTCGGAAGGGTAGATGTATTGGTGAACAATGCTGGGTTTGGAATAGCGGGGGCAGTGGAAGAAACCAGCGAGGAGGAAACCAGAAAAGTGTTTGAAGCAAATTTTTACGGCGCTTTGCGAATGACTCAAGGTATTTTACCGCTTATGCGAAAGCAAAAGGCGGGACACATTATCCAAATTTCATCTCATTCAGGTTTCAAATCATTCCCGGGATTTGGGATTTATAGTGCGAGCAAGTTTGCATTGGAAGGTTTTAGCGAAGCTGTGGCAATTGAAACTGCTCCTCTGGGAATTAAGGTAACCATTGTCGAGCCAGGTCCGTTCCGAACTGATTTCGCTGGAAGGAGTTTTGCCTTGGCAGCAAGGGAAATAGCAGATTATGCAGGTACTGCGGGTGTTTTTCGACAAAAAATAAAAGGGGTGGACGGAAAGCAAGAAGGTGATCCGAAAAAAGCAGCACAAGCTATTTTTGACTTGGTTGGTTTGGAAAACCCTCCGCTGAGGTTGCCGCTTGGAAAAATAGCTGTAGGAACTTTGCAGGCAAAATTAGATTCTGTTCAAAAAGATGTGGACGGGTTTAGAGAAATTGCGGAAAGTGTGGTGTTTGAATAA